In Bacillota bacterium, the genomic window GGAGATCTGTGCAGGATTGCAGGAAAGAATAACCACAGAGACACAGAGCATTCATTTTTGTTATTAAGTCTTGGTATCTCTGTTCTCTGTGAACTCTATGCCTCTGTGGTGAAATATTTTGGTTCCGGTTTTAACCTGAAAATGGATGACTGTGCGCGGAAGGTAGGAAGGCGGAATTTGTAGAATTATTGTTCTTGGAAAAACCGGTTATGGTTTTATACACTTCCGGTCTGCGTGCAGGGTTATTGATAAGACCAGTGGTAAAGATAATAATGCGGTGCGGGCCGGATAAGGTTTTTCTAAAAACGACGAGACTGCGCGATTTGTGTTTTTGAGCCAAGCGGAGATTAGATGAAAGAGCCGGAGGATAAAAACAAAGAAAACGCGGCGGTTTACCGGGTTGCGATACGCGACCTGCCCCAGTCGGCAAGACCGCGCGAGCGGCTATGGCGGGAAGGCCCCGGGATGCTTACCGAAACGGAACTGCTCGCCATTATTCTGCGGACGGGTTCACGGGCCGGGTCGGCGCTAGACCTTGCCGGGTACCTTCTGGGGTTGTTCGGCGGTTTTACAGGACTTGGCAGGGTATCGCTCGAGGAGTTGAGCGCGGTAACAGGAATGGGTCCCGCCAAGGCGGCTCAGGTGGCTGCCGCGCTTGAACTCGGCCGGAGGCTCGGTGACCCGGCTGCAACGCGTCCGGTGATTACCACGCCGGATGATGCTTCCCGCCTTGTGATGAGCCGGATGCGGCACCTTGACAGGGAAGAGTTCAGGGTGATTTTGCTTGATACGAAAAATCACGTGATACAAATCGAAACTGTGGCTGTTGGAACGCTTAACAGCACCGGGGTACAGCCCCGGGAGGTTTTTAAAAACGCGATCCGGCGCAGCGCGGCGGCGTTAATCCTGGCGCACAACCACCCGAGCGGTGACCCGACGCCGACCCGCGAGGATGTCGCGCTTACCCGGCGGCTTATTCAGGCCGGAGAACTTGTAGGAATTGAAATCCTAGACCACATCATCATCGGGGATAATAGATATGTCAGCCTGAAGGCGGAAAAACTGATCTGATGAAGAAGGGAGCCTGGAAGAGTTGCGTTTAGGCCTTTTTTCCAGGGACATGGGGATTGACTTAGGGACGGCCAACAGTCTCGTTTTTGTGAAAAAACGCGGCGTTGTGCTCCGGGAACCGTCGGTTGTGGCGATTGAAAGGGATACGGGACAGGTGCTTGCGGTGGGGGAAGAGGCTAAACAGATGATCGGCCGCACCCCCGGTAACATTGTGGCGATCAGGCCGCTCAAAGACGGGGTTATCGCCGACTTCGACACTACCCAGGCGATGATCCGCTACTTCATTAACAAAGCCCTTAGGAACAAGACTTTTTTCATCCGGCCCAGGGTGATAGTCGGTGTCCCGTCAGGAGTAACGCCGGTCGAGGAGCGGGCGGTGCGTGAGGCGGCGATTCAGGCCGGAGCGCGCGAAGTCTACCTGATCGAGGAACCGATGGCTGCGGCCATAGGCGCCGGCCTGCCGGTGCACGAGCCCACCGGGAACATGATCGTTGATATCGGCGGCGGGACGACGGAGGTCGCGGTCATTTCTCTCGGCGGAATCGTGACGAGCAGTTCGATCCGCATCGCCGGCGACGAAATGGATGAGGCGATTATCCAGTACATCAAACGGAACTACAACCTGATGATCGGCGAGCGCACCGCGGAAGACATCAAGATTAAAATCGGGTCGGCATACAAACCGACGGGTATGTTGGACGAAGAGGTGCGCGGCCGGGATCTTGTTACGGGTCTGCCCAAAACGGTTAGGATTTCCGCTGCGGAGATCCACCAGGCGCTGTCCGAAACGGTGGCGGCGATCATCGAAACGATTAAGAGTACCCTCGAGCGAACCCCGCCGGAACTGGCGGCCGATATAATGGACCGCGGTATCATTATGGCGGGTGGAGGAGCACTCCTTCAGGGTTTGGACCGTCTTGTCAGCGAAGAGACGGGGATGCCTGTATGCCTGGCGGACGAGCCCCTTTCGGCCGTTGCACAGGGAACAGGGAAGGTTCTTGACAACATCGCGGTGTTGCGCCGGGTGCTCTTACAACCACGAAAGGTGATCTAACGGTGTCCTGGCAAGTTACAAAGAAAATTTTATTGGTGTTAATCCTTGTCGGGCTGACGGTGGCTGCCATGCGCCTGACGGCGATCGATCGAACCGGGGAGCAGAACTCTTTCTGGGTGTGGGCGAGGGACAAGGCGGCTCCGCTTCAGCAGGGGATGTGGCGAACCGCTCGGATTGTTAACGCCGGCGCGGCCTTTGTTTTTTCTTGGGGCCGGGAGACCGGTTATTCCCGCTCCCTGGAAAAAAAGGTGGCCGATCTGGAGGGACAAATCCAGAGACTGCAGGCCGTGGAACAAGAAAACCAGAGGCTTAGGGCGCTGTTAAACTACCAGACGACGCACGAAAAGTCCGGTATCGTAGCGGCGGTGATCGGTCGTGATCCAGATAACTGGTTCAGCACGGTTATCATCAACCGCGGCAAGGTACACGGCATCATACGGGGGGCGGTTGTTGTATCACCGGCAGGCTTGATAGGAAGGGTGCTGGCGGTTAGCGACAACACCGCGGAGGTCCTTCTGATTACGGACCCGCGCAGCGCTGTGGGGAGTACGGTATACGAAACGCAGGTACCCGGTATCGTTCGTGGAGCGCTTGATACGACCGGCAGGTTAAGGATGCAGTACGTGGTCAAGGATGAAACGGTTCGCAAAGGGTTTGCGGTTCTGACCTCGAACCTCAGCGGTGTTTTCCCCCCGGGGATACCCGTCGGGAAAGTGACCGGGGTGGAAGAGGAGGGAAGCGGACTGTTTAAAACGGTTTTCCTCAAAACCGCGGTAGACCTCAGCCGGTTGGATGAGGTACTGGTGCTTGCCAAAAAGTAGTAAGTCAGTAGATAGAAGGTAGAAGTCGGAAGTCGGGATTCACGAGTCAGGATTCTTTCTTCTCCATTCCATATTCTAGATTCTACATTCTAAATTGGAGTTTTTAGGCCATGCGGGTCATTCTGATGCTGTGTCTTATCGCCGTCGCGATTCTTCTGGAGCAGACCGTTTTGAATTTCCTCCGGGTGGCCGGGGTGAAACCGGACCTTCTGCTCCTGCTGGTGGTTTTTAACGGTTTCTTAAAAGGCCCGCGTGAAGGGGCCTTTTGGGGTTTCATTGCGGGTATACTGGAAGATTTAGCCTTCGGGTATTACATAGGACTTCATGCTTTGAGCAAGCTTGCGGCGGGTTACGTCGCGGGCCTGGGGGAGTACGTTTATAAAGAGAATTCGATTGTGGCCGCGGCCATGGTTTGGGGTACCAGCCTCGTTTCCGGTTGTGTGATGTACGTCCTGCTTCTTACGTTGGGAATCGCCCTGGCACCGGGCGAGGTCTTCTTGCGGGTGGTATTGCCCGCAGCCGTTTACAACGGACTTGTGAGTCTGTTGTTTTACCAGCCGTACAGAAACTCAACAATTCGCGGGATTTTGCGGGAGGAAAGGTTCTGATTTGGAACGGAAATTGGTTGACAAGAAAACAACTGTTTTGCTGGTTATAATCACCGCGGTTTTTCTCGTCCTTTTCTTCCGGTTGGCTCAGCTTCAGATTTTCCAGACCGAGCGGTTCGAGATGATGGCCCGGGAAAACCGGTTGCGCCCGATGAACATCCGTGCGCCGCGGGGGGAAATCATGGACCGGTTCGGCCGGAAGATTGTGGGGAACCATCCCGTCTTTACTATCTCGTTAGCCAACCTGGGGGAACCGGTTTCCCCGGAGGTAATCAAAAGGCTCTCCAAGGTTATCGACAAAAGCGAAGCGGAAATCGAACAAAAACTTGCGGCGCACACCCTTCCTTACGAGCCGGTGCGTGTGGCTACGGATGTTCCACTGGATCTCGTGACCTATATCGAAGAGCACCAGGAGGATTTTCCCGGCGTGCTGGTGGACATAACCCCGGTGCGCTATTATCCGTACGGGACGATGCTGGCACATGTTCTCGGTTACGTTCAGGAGATTAAGCCGAAACAATTGAAAGAACATAAGGAGGAAGGGTACAAGCTCGGCGATGCGTACGGCCAGGACGGGTTGGAGTATGTGTTTGAAAACTACCTCCGGGGCAAGGACGGCGCCCGCTACGTGGAGGTGGATTCGATGGGGCACCCGGTGCGCGACCTTGGGATAACCGAGCCGGTGGCGGGGTCAAACCTCGTCCTTACTATCGATCTGAACCTGCAGAGGGTTGCCGAAGAAGCGTTGAAACGGGTGATTGAAGCGTCGCGGAAGGAAGGGAACACGGCGCCCGGCGGCGCGGCGGTGGCGGTAGACGTTCGGACGGGCGAGATTCTGGCAATGGCCAGTTCCCCGGTGTACGACCCTGCCGTGTTTACGGGAGATATGACGCCGCAGGAGGTACAGAGCGTTTTCGGAGCGCCCAACAAGCCCTTTTTAAACCGGGCGCTCAGGGCTTACCCGCCAGGCTCGACGTTCAAGATGATAACTGCCCTGGCGGGCCTTGAATCGGGGAAGATAACGCCCAAGTTCCGGATTTATGACCCGGGCGTTTTCCGCCTCGGAAGGGTGTACAACGACTGGCTGGTGGGCGGGCACGGACAGGTGGACCTGCTCAAGGGGATTCAGGTTTCCTGCGACGTTTATTTCTGGACGGTCGGCAATATCACCGGAATCAACAATATAGCCAAGACGGCCAAAATGTTCGGCCTCGGCGAGAAAACCGGACTCGGTCTGCCCGGTGAAATGGCAGGGGTGGTACCGACGCCGGAGTACAAGTATAACACGGTGAAGACTTACCTCGATTCTGTTTATCAGCCGCAGCTTGAGGCGGTCGACAAGGAATACAAGCTTCTCCTGTCCCGGACCGAAGATCCTGAAGAAAAAACGAAGCTGGAAAAGGAGCGTGACAGCAAAAAGGCCGGGATTCAGGCGCAGTATGATCGTTA contains:
- the radC gene encoding DNA repair protein RadC; this encodes MKEPEDKNKENAAVYRVAIRDLPQSARPRERLWREGPGMLTETELLAIILRTGSRAGSALDLAGYLLGLFGGFTGLGRVSLEELSAVTGMGPAKAAQVAAALELGRRLGDPAATRPVITTPDDASRLVMSRMRHLDREEFRVILLDTKNHVIQIETVAVGTLNSTGVQPREVFKNAIRRSAAALILAHNHPSGDPTPTREDVALTRRLIQAGELVGIEILDHIIIGDNRYVSLKAEKLI
- a CDS encoding rod shape-determining protein — translated: MRLGLFSRDMGIDLGTANSLVFVKKRGVVLREPSVVAIERDTGQVLAVGEEAKQMIGRTPGNIVAIRPLKDGVIADFDTTQAMIRYFINKALRNKTFFIRPRVIVGVPSGVTPVEERAVREAAIQAGAREVYLIEEPMAAAIGAGLPVHEPTGNMIVDIGGGTTEVAVISLGGIVTSSSIRIAGDEMDEAIIQYIKRNYNLMIGERTAEDIKIKIGSAYKPTGMLDEEVRGRDLVTGLPKTVRISAAEIHQALSETVAAIIETIKSTLERTPPELAADIMDRGIIMAGGGALLQGLDRLVSEETGMPVCLADEPLSAVAQGTGKVLDNIAVLRRVLLQPRKVI
- the mreC gene encoding rod shape-determining protein MreC, whose translation is MSWQVTKKILLVLILVGLTVAAMRLTAIDRTGEQNSFWVWARDKAAPLQQGMWRTARIVNAGAAFVFSWGRETGYSRSLEKKVADLEGQIQRLQAVEQENQRLRALLNYQTTHEKSGIVAAVIGRDPDNWFSTVIINRGKVHGIIRGAVVVSPAGLIGRVLAVSDNTAEVLLITDPRSAVGSTVYETQVPGIVRGALDTTGRLRMQYVVKDETVRKGFAVLTSNLSGVFPPGIPVGKVTGVEEEGSGLFKTVFLKTAVDLSRLDEVLVLAKK
- the mreD gene encoding rod shape-determining protein MreD, which codes for MRVILMLCLIAVAILLEQTVLNFLRVAGVKPDLLLLLVVFNGFLKGPREGAFWGFIAGILEDLAFGYYIGLHALSKLAAGYVAGLGEYVYKENSIVAAAMVWGTSLVSGCVMYVLLLTLGIALAPGEVFLRVVLPAAVYNGLVSLLFYQPYRNSTIRGILREERF
- the mrdA gene encoding penicillin-binding protein 2, whose translation is MERKLVDKKTTVLLVIITAVFLVLFFRLAQLQIFQTERFEMMARENRLRPMNIRAPRGEIMDRFGRKIVGNHPVFTISLANLGEPVSPEVIKRLSKVIDKSEAEIEQKLAAHTLPYEPVRVATDVPLDLVTYIEEHQEDFPGVLVDITPVRYYPYGTMLAHVLGYVQEIKPKQLKEHKEEGYKLGDAYGQDGLEYVFENYLRGKDGARYVEVDSMGHPVRDLGITEPVAGSNLVLTIDLNLQRVAEEALKRVIEASRKEGNTAPGGAAVAVDVRTGEILAMASSPVYDPAVFTGDMTPQEVQSVFGAPNKPFLNRALRAYPPGSTFKMITALAGLESGKITPKFRIYDPGVFRLGRVYNDWLVGGHGQVDLLKGIQVSCDVYFWTVGNITGINNIAKTAKMFGLGEKTGLGLPGEMAGVVPTPEYKYNTVKTYLDSVYQPQLEAVDKEYKLLLSRTEDPEEKTKLEKERDSKKAGIQAQYDRYAWDLKWRAYDTLNTSIGQGYNLYTPLQLADYAAMIANGGTGYRPYLVKKVVGPKGEKVVEFKPEVIRRADVKPENLKVVQEGMALVTKPGGTAYGSFYDFSIPAAAKTGSAEAPGGATHGLTVAYAPADKPEIAVAVAVENAGHGGSVAAPVVRDILAAYLGLPLRMQDELQKDGAGD